From the genome of Nicotiana tabacum cultivar K326 chromosome 17, ASM71507v2, whole genome shotgun sequence:
TCATTATCAAAGTTCTCCTCTCATTCATTCTGCCAGGTTCCTCAAATACACAAACCATTTTTCCACCAACATcctttataaaaatctgatttcgTTGTGTTTTGTGTCCCTAcatattaaagaaataaaatacCAATTTATGAGGAATGAGAATGTTTATAATAGGAAGCTACTTCCATTCCCATTTATGTTAATCTACAGAATAACTAATGCAATTATGATATTCAGATAAAAGTACCGTAATAGCTGGCATCGCTATTATTCTAGAAATGCCCTTGATGTTTGCCGCTGAAGGTGCCCAGTGTCACATTATTAATGTTATATGAAACTACGTTTATGAAATCCAAAATACAAATCATGATGATTCAGGAAACAGATTACCTGCCAGTATAGAATTTCTTGCACAGTAACTGACTTGGGATCCCCCTCGGGCCACATGGGCAAAACAACGTATACACAAAAGCGTTCTCTGGCTCtaattttacttgcaattttcagTGCCAACTCCATGGGTACCAGATGATCAGCTCCTGAACAAAATTGATAAATGAACATGAATTGGAATTGGGCAAGGAAGAAGATGAATGCTTCCAGGTGGTTTATTTAAGTAGAACAAAAGCAAGAATTTGTCTGAGCTCAATTATAACTGGATTATCCTAGAAAACTGGCGAGTAAGTTCTATAAAATATTGCTTTCAGGAAGAAATGTAACACTTTCAAGAGTTTGCTTAAAGGAAACACATGAAGATAATAATTAGAGAACAAttggaatttcagatttttactTTACCCATCTTAAAACCTTTGGCATACGTTTTCTAGGATTTGGATGTGGTAAAATATTGAACCTGGTAGAGTCTACCTATTAGTCAAATGCATTAAAAATGGAGATGTAAATTTTGGATCATCTATTTCATGAGGAAGTTGTGAATATAAAAGCACATTTCTATGTTGGGAATCATAACCTTTTGATTCTTTGGTGATAACATAGTGTCATGTCTTGTATATTTCTGTTCGATAATATAGCAAGAAAATATAATACCTGCATCTTTGTACGACGGCCAAGCATATGATGACCCAAGAAAATACTGATTTTCAATATATATGTAATGTTGAGCAGATCTTATCGCCTGGATGTATGCTGATTCAATGCTTTTGTCTACTACCAGATCTTTTGAGCTGATAAGGTTCTGCCAAAGACATAATGAACAGAAATTGTGAATAGTGAAAAGTGTTCCATATACAGTACAGCTACTTCCGCGGAACTTTGAAAGGATTATGACAAAAAAGCTATGGTATCTGTACCTGTGCCTTAGCAACATCAATACTCTTGGGAAAACCTTGCACTGAACCTGAATCAATGGAACGAAAGATCTGCAATATAAGAAATGAGGAAGAGCGTTAAAAGGGATTTAACAAATTCTGTTGAACATCTCCGGATGACAAGAAAAATCTACCTGTACGTGCCAATTATCGTGGCGATCTTCCCCAGATACATATAGTTTTGGATCATCTGCTGGAATCTCAGTCCCTTCTTTGAAAACAGCAAAAGCAGGGCTGAGTATCCATGAGATACGCTCAATTTTTAACATTGCATCGTCATTCCAACGGGACATTGTTTTCTTAAAAAAAGCGAACTCCCTCCACTTTGTTGCTCTCCTCCATCGCTGAGCAAAGTTTATAAGCACATCATATGCAGCAGGTCCATCAACTCTGCAGTGCAAATCATGCCATGGCTCCCTCGGGGCCTTGGTCCCTGGCTAGTAAATGTGGTACAAATAaatgaaaattatcaaaacataatcAACTAGAAAGCCATGatcaaaagaaataaagaaatagaaggaaatttcaaTGTAGAAAAGACATAAAATCACGTAAACATGTGGCTGGAAATAATTATATGATACACTGCAGAGTTTCACCATCCATGGTTTAAATCAAACATAACAACCCTTATTCGAAGTAACTTGGGGACTTTTAGATAACCTTTTTCACGACTGACAATTGAATGTTCAATGTACTAAATCATCAGGGCCGGCCCAACAGTAAAGCCACTAAAGCAAAGGCTTTAGGCCCCAAATTTTGAGGGCtccaaatttttcttttatttttctactcGTATTTGTATTGAGATCCCGACTAATCTAAATTTGTACCGCGTAATACCTAGTAAAAGAGAGAACACGTTTTAACAGGATTTTTTTTAACCACATGACTCGAACCCAGTATATTTAATTAAGGTAAGTTGGATCAAATACATCTCACAACAATCTTTAGAGGTAGAGTCTAAATATATTGGgtatgttaaaataaaaaataaaatattttataaaaattcaagATAACTTTTAATTTAGTAGTGATGTAACTGTTTGAGCAAAATATACAGAAAGAGAATCACTCCCCTAAACCCTTGTCGCAAATATAAAacttttcattatttaaattttccGAGTGACATCATTAGTGAGATATCTATATGAATTTGGTTTTATTATCTAAGATCAACAATATCTTAGGAGAgactaaattatttataaaagaaaCTATTAACAACTGATGTTAGGCCAAAATTTTATACTTTTAGCACATTACTCgccctatattttgttggtttaagTAAGTTATTGTGCGACAATTGCGTTAAATTATGTTGTTCTATGTGTAGGAACATCGGAATGAATCATCGATGTTATGATAAATTTGTTTTCCTTCTGAAAGGCCCCAAATTAAAAAttggctttaggccaccaatCTTCTTGGGCCGCCCCTGTAAATCATAATCCTTGGATTGTAAATGAATATTACTCAAACATTGAACTTCCATAAAAGTACTTGAGAGATTTAAGTCTAATACACTAGAAAAAGTTCTTATCTCACCATTTATgcattaaattaatttattttgctTATAATTCttgtttattatattttcaaacctATTTTAGTACTaagatttattttcaataaaagtATCATCTGAAAGTAACAAATTTGACATAGTAATAATTGCATGTTTTATATTAGGTGTTTCTGTTTAAATTAAGGCAGATGACAAATACTATACAACAAACAGTCTATAATGTACAAGTTCCAAATTAATTTGCATCAACATCGAAGCGAATAAATGATAACGATATTAAAAGAACAAAATAGGAAAGTACAAGTTTTTACCGGAATAAGGGATATAAGTGTCAGTTCAGATATAAGTTTTTATCCTTTTTGTTGGCAAGCCACCTAGTCTCTATTAGCATTAGCATCTTTTTTCTTTCCCTTCATCAAAGTGTGAGCACTTTCCCATAATAGATGGCAAAACAATTGCAAGAGACTGACAGCTAAAAAGATTAGAGAACAGTATCTTGTAGGTAAAATCTTCATTTTGCAGAAAAAGTTAAGGTCTCCAAATAGTTCCGACACTTCAAATAATAAGCAGAGAGACATTATTCTTGTGGTATTTCagaataaaattaaattatagatTTGTTTTCAAACTGACCGTGTTCCCTACATAGAGAATCATGATCAAACCAGAATGCTTGTATCTACAtacatatatagaaattataTCTGAAATCTTCACCCAAAAGAATGATAAGTAACTAAAACGATGCCCAAAGGAATGGTTGTTTCAGGCATAAAACATAGCTCCTAATGCTTTACTAGAACTTAATTTTTCTAACTACATTTCCCCACTTGGcatctgaaataaacaaacactTTTAGATTGCTAATCCTGTTGGGAAACAGAGTTAAAGCTAGTGAAATTAACAAGGCAGGAACCTCTTCATGCGTCAACTCCAGCAAGGAAACAGACTCTAAACTTCGGGAACAGAAGCAAATTTAATTTAAGCAACATAGCGAGCTTAGCAAACTCTTGAGTAAAACTTTTCCAGCAGTTACAGAAGTTGCGCACATGCTTTTAAGCCCAAACTAATCAAACAGGGTTCAGAACTTGAATACTTTGAACTACAGGTTGCCCTTTGCTTGTTGAATTTTTAGTCATGTGGCAATAACAACTGCTAAAATATCTACAAGCAGATTTTCTAAAAGCATTAACAGATGGGTTAAACTTCATATGCTGGAAACAGACTTTTCGATATTTTATAAGGTATATAGCTTCCCCAACTTGCTTGGTATTGAGGCgttgtagtagttgttgttgtataagGTATATAAACTAACACAACCATCGAAATCATTCTTTTCACATGATTTGGTCTCTATTAGTTATCATACTCAATCTGCTGCAATAACCCGTGTAGTCCAACTAGCATAAAGTATACTAGACTTTTCCCCAACTAACCAATAAGAACCACACCTAATGATAGTTTACAGGtattaaaattatcaaaaaaatatttggaaCAACAAACTACTCACAGGAAATTGAGGCTGATGAAAATCATCTTTGAAAACAGTATCAAGATCACGGAATAAGCGATGTTCAGGTGTATCATAGCGACCATCACAGAGATCAAGACCTCCTAAGAAGGCTGTAATTTTTCTATTATTGCCAGGAGCCTGTGTATCTACAAGAATGCACTTCTGGTGATGCGTGAACATGGTTCCAACAACCTGGAAGCAACAATTAAATGTGCAAACCATCAACAAAGGGGAGATAAAGGCCAAAAAGTGAGGAAGTGGTTTTAATTCAAAGCAAAAATAGATTTCTAATAGGGAATATTCATGCTATCAATGACATTTGATATGCACAGCAACTAAGATCATCTTTTCCTGCTAAACCTTTTTACCTCTTCTTTCATTTCTCTAGCAAACTGATGAGAACACTTATAAGAGAGTTACCTGTTGCTTCATAATGCTGAGCTTACTACTAGCATAACGTGATGACAGAACACAAATCACAGAGGAATGCTTAAAGAACTTCTTGGTCTCCTCATCGTGAGTTCCCATTACTCCTGCCTGCAACCAATGCCATCTCAAATTATTGTAAGGGGGGGTTTAAAACAAGAAGTACAACTGATGGCATGCACCATCTTAGAAAAAAAACAACAGGGGACTGAGGCATGCACCATCTTAGAAAGTAAAGACAAAAACAATTGGTTAAACGACGAAAGAGATTATACTGTACATTGAGCTCAGGTTGGACAAATAACAGATGTAGTTCAGTTCATATCTAAAATTGCGTAGAAAGATTTCTATTCACAAATTGGGAATAACTATGTCCTTATACTAGCTGAAACCTTTTTCCAAAAACTGACCATGCATGACTTGAGGAGACAAGGCTAAGTTGCATTCAAAATGCTAATGAGCGGTATGCAAAAAACATAGCCATTGGAGATTTTAAGCAAAGATATACATAGATTTcgaaataaaataacagcaacTAGCAAAACTTAAATAAGACTAGCATGGTCAGTGGAGTTTAAGCAAGGAATGAAGAATATCAGCAACTAGCAAAAGTCAAGCTAGATTATAATTGCCAAGaaagacataaaaagaaaagatagtcACGTGCAACCACTATCTTAACACCTTCTTTAATAAACAAGAACATAATAAAGTATGCATTAATGCCACATTAGAATATGCTTTATCAAAAGAAACCACATTATAATTTAACAAAGGAATCAGAATAGTATTCAACAATACATACCGTGTTAATAAAGAACTTATCATGCGAAGTTTTATCATCCCAAACTAACAGCAGAACTCTTACACCTTCTTGAGACTTGTATTTAAGCAATTCACCAAGTGTCAGATCACCGCCACGTGGCAATGGCCTTGTGGGTTCTCTAATTAACTTAATCTTATGATAAACAGACCAACCAACAATGTAAATCAAGTGATGAGCCTCAGAAATTGCATAGCATATATCTTCCCAACATTTGTTGTGCTCAAAATTTGTTCCTTTTTCCAATTTAATATCTGGGAACTTCACATTATTGCTTACGTGTGCATCTTGATATAGTTTTACTGAACTTCCTTTTCTTAATGGAAAATATGTATTTCTCACACCTAAATGCTGAGGATCAGAAGCAAGGCCACGTGTGTATAATGAGTTTGTATCATAAGGGAAAAATTTCATGTGGACCTTAAGGGCTGAATTAGGCTTTGGAGGTTTACCGGAAGGCCCAATAATGGGAAACCAACCGGAGATGACGTCACCGGCGGCGATATTTTCTACTGGAATTTTCACTTTACCCATAATTTCGGCCCCGAACAAGTCATCATCTTTGACCCGAAACTCCAAGTAGTCCATTGGATGGGCCAATGGGATCCGAAAATGCTCGTCCCAAACCGGGTACTGGGAGTTGGGTATGACCCGAGTACGGGCTAATGCGGTTTGTGGAGCTGAAACGGTGACGTATGGGTCACTCGTGATGATTTTCCGGTGCTGATTTTTCTTATCCGATGGTGACGTAGGGCTGCCGTCGTCGGTGGAATCAGGTGGTTTACGGCAGATGCCACCGAGAGTGAAGCAGCGGCGAAGACGGGCAGAGGTAATGTCCATGTTGGGTAAATGACGGGCTTGGATAATGTGGAGTTCCAAATCTCCATGTAATATGAGCTTTTTAGGTTCGGACATTGCGATAGAATTTGCCAATccgtttggatagcagaatacaATTTATAGCATAAAGATCATGTTAGTAGGAGTGAAAAGATTGGGAGAAGAAAAGAGATATTCTTAGAATTTGGTTTTGTGGAGAAGTATAGGATAGTGGCACGTTTGGTAAAGTGATATATAGTGACTGTTTGCTGAGATTCTACGTCTCCGATCGAGCTACCATGCACGGAGGGTTGGTCTTGCGTATTTGTACTCTAAACAGTGTTTTAAACATTGTACTACATATATTGATATATTATAATTATTCTGATGAAAACAAGTTTCCTCCTAATACATTATACTTAGTTGTTAATTAGGTATAATTTGGATTGAGACATGTTTAGGAACACTTGGAAGTAAAAACCTGCATCAGTAATTAATAGAGTACATATTCATAATTTAAGTTATAATTAATTAAGTGAATTCATACAAAACATCACAATGGAGATCGACAGATTCATAATTTAAGTTAGTGAAATGGAGTACTACATAATATCATGTGATGATTATTTCATGGTAGGTGAACTTAATTTGACGACGAAAAATCTATACAAGATTAAAGTCTAACCAAAAAAGTAAGGCAATGTGCAAAGGTTCACGTGATTGGGTGACTAGACGAGAAATTAAAGGTGTACGAAATGTAGCAACATGCCTGCGAATACAACGTTAGCACTTAGCAGTGAATGATTGCTGGTCCTCTTTCCGTTACAATGAAACATTTCTCATGATTTCAACGTGGTAATACAACATCGAGTTTTactttacagcttgtttggacgGTTGTTACACATCGTATCATTTGGATAGATTGTTTGCCGTTGTTTCATGATGTCATGCACCGGCAATACGAAAAATAAATTtgtaataatatttaaaaaaattatgataggggtaaatttattatataaaaaggtagggtaaatgataaaataaaattatttaatagtAGTGAAAggtgagatgagagaaaaagacaagataatgacgcaaccacaccaaatcggtcgttacataaagtgacacatttcgtcgttatgtaacgacatatttaacgatacgatataataaaatttaagtaacaaccaaaacaaacatcgtatttaaagtaacaatatgatacaatacaatatgcaacgaccatccaaacaagttgtagaTGAAACCGATCACATAACCTACACACTAGCTCCACCCAAGCGGGTTCAATATGTGAAAAAGTAAATTACAAAGAACTcaacaaaattaataaaaattaaaatacattaTTAAGATCATTTAGGATTAAAACGATGTATTAAGCCCGAAAATTTTCTTTGCAGAAATATATGATTTTAGGGTTGGTAAGGACGTCTTTGAAGGTACGTTCTTCTATTCTCATCACGCTCACTTGATGATTGTTccgtttctatttttttttttttttttaagaattctATTGTGAATGATTATATTTATGTGTATTAGCTGTGTAGCACTAAAAAGTGTAGTGGAGTTAGTAGTTAGTGGCAATTTGATAGTTAGACACTTAGCCTTTTTCTCTTTACCCTTTACTCCCGTGTATATACACACATTTTCACAGAAATGAATATAATATAGATTCATTTTCCCCAATTGCTCTCTCTTCTGGAACCTTCTCTCTAAAGCTCAGAGAGTTTCATCAATGGAGAAATCTAAGTCATTTTTGATTCCCGCTTTCGACAAATTCAAATTTACTCCTTGCCTTTGCTTTTAGAGGAAAGAGGTTATTCTTcgaattatttcaaaaaaaattccatAAGAGGAGCAATTTGAGACGATAAACTTGATTGAGACAATTTGAAAGATTGGAGAGTAAAATCtctttattaaattttaaaactGAATTATCAAATTAACATTCGAATTAAAACAATAATTGAATAAATATGtttaaacttaaaatttaaattgGCATCGCAAACAAAAATTAATATACACTCAAATTTAACTAACATCATGAAACTTTCGGTGTAATTAAACAGAAACTTAGATtaattagcaaaaaaaaaattaagtcaCTAAGAATAATATATAAATACAAATTGATGGGAAGTTGAGAACAAAAGTAAATGAAATATAATTCTAATGGCTCAACATAAACTAATTAACTAAGAAAGCAGTCAATTCATTTACTGAAAGTCACCAATTGTAAAATATAATAATTCTAAATCAATAATAAAAATCTAATCACaaactgtatatatgtaaataaaattaaaaaaaaaactttcctaatcttaaaaaaaagaaaaggattcGCATTGTTACGTCTCAATGGGGAAAAAAAATAGTACTACATATATTGCCACGTGGTTTCCATCTCAGGATCCTTTAGAACATTTGAATCCATAAAGTGGGCGCTGGACACTTATTTTAAGTTTGAGCGAGTTCAAACTTTATTTATAACACAATATCTTTtggaaaaagataaaatatacctatataaataatattatttttcgaCGAAAGTACATGTTCATATGAACTCCCTTGACCTCGTATGGGTCCGCCCATGTTCATAGCCCAAAAAGGAAGGGGGGAAAAACAACAATTTGCCTCGTCTATGTTACTATGTAGATGATGAAAACGATTTCGATACCTAAACTATTacagagaaaaaataaaaattgggtcGAGGTTGCAGCTATCCTTCACTTACGTGTTAGAGAGTTTTGATCGTACTAAAGATTATTCTCTGAAATCCCAAAAGGATTTTAAAAGTACAAAGCATACACATTAGATAAGTTTAATTGAATTCCAATGTTCAAAATAGATTGTGATAATTATAAAGTATTATGTGTTGTGATAATCAAAGTGGTGACATAATGATACTCCTATTAGTATTTTCATGCGATTGCTAAGAAAAAAAAGCATGAAATCAAAGGGTTATAAAACACCATTTACTCAATAATTACTTTTAAGCAAATTATCTCAAAGTGTAATTCATACCAAGCACCCAAACATAAATGCAAGTTAGCCACACAGTATAGAAGATTATTTTTGAGCTATGGACATCTTTTCTAAGTTTTGCAGCCGTACTACAAAACGGTATTATATATCCAGTACTCATTAATTCGATTAAAGTTTTACGTATTAATTGTTCAATTTTTCTAAGGTCGAACTTCAAAGTGAAATTATCTTTTAGAAACGACATTCAAAGATCTAAGAATTATGTAAAAATTGGTTATTTGCTTCATTTCAATAGTAGTATATTCTAAAAATAATACGGGAAGTCCTGCGTGAGTTTTTTTGTCCCAAATACATATTATCAAGTAAAAAGTGCTTTAATTATGGAGCATTATACTCCTTTAATGGGCTTACTCTCTCCACCAATTCTAATTAGGTTAATTTCAAATATTGAATAGTGAAactcaaaaaaggaaaagaaaatttaaaCTTTAAGCATATATGTCACTCTTTGCTtagaaaaacaataataaaagcaACCATATATATCTCAAAAACCACATGACATTTTCGAAGCACTAGGTGCTATGCGAACAATTTGATGATTAGTCAAATACAAGGGGTAGAAATATTACTCATTCTAAGAAAGAATCAAGTGCtttaattatttgagaaaaactTTGAAGGCAAAAGGTGTAGGGATCACATGAATATGCTCTTTTCAACACTCAAAATAAGTCTTGCAAGGAATCATTTAACTACCTTAATTCGAGGGGAAGGCACTGATTGCTTGGTCGCCTTGTCCAAGTTGATCAGTAATTTGTGCAC
Proteins encoded in this window:
- the LOC107802388 gene encoding phospholipase D delta gives rise to the protein MSEPKKLILHGDLELHIIQARHLPNMDITSARLRRCFTLGGICRKPPDSTDDGSPTSPSDKKNQHRKIITSDPYVTVSAPQTALARTRVIPNSQYPVWDEHFRIPLAHPMDYLEFRVKDDDLFGAEIMGKVKIPVENIAAGDVISGWFPIIGPSGKPPKPNSALKVHMKFFPYDTNSLYTRGLASDPQHLGVRNTYFPLRKGSSVKLYQDAHVSNNVKFPDIKLEKGTNFEHNKCWEDICYAISEAHHLIYIVGWSVYHKIKLIREPTRPLPRGGDLTLGELLKYKSQEGVRVLLLVWDDKTSHDKFFINTAGVMGTHDEETKKFFKHSSVICVLSSRYASSKLSIMKQQVVGTMFTHHQKCILVDTQAPGNNRKITAFLGGLDLCDGRYDTPEHRLFRDLDTVFKDDFHQPQFPPGTKAPREPWHDLHCRVDGPAAYDVLINFAQRWRRATKWREFAFFKKTMSRWNDDAMLKIERISWILSPAFAVFKEGTEIPADDPKLYVSGEDRHDNWHVQIFRSIDSGSVQGFPKSIDVAKAQNLISSKDLVVDKSIESAYIQAIRSAQHYIYIENQYFLGSSYAWPSYKDAGADHLVPMELALKIASKIRARERFCVYVVLPMWPEGDPKSVTVQEILYWQSQTMQMMYQVIARELKSMQLVDSHPLDYLNFYCLGNREANGQFANDADKVSDSYKFQRFMIYVHAKGMIVDDEYVILGSANINQRSLAGSKDTEIAMGAYQPHHSWAKKQQHPRGQVYGYRMSLWAEHLGMLEDSFKVPEALECVKRVNEVAEDNWKRYTAENFTELQGHLLKYPIQVDADGKVGPLPEYECFPDVGGKILGNPSPTIPDVLTT